CATTGGACTTTGGAACGCAACTATTCTACCAAGTGAAAAAGGTTTTTATGCCTTTGCCTTTCTGCTCGCTCTCTTCGGGGCCATCGCAGTCCAGAAAAATACACGTGACAATATGCTTCAGGAATAAAGTAAAACTCTCCAAAACGGAGAGTTTTTTATTTGACAACAATAAACAATATTCAAAAAAATAACGAATAATATTATTGATATTTTAAAATTTCATTATATTTATATCATAAAATAGAGATATAATTAAAAACATTCACATATCTTTATTTTTCATCTTAAAAACTAATACCATAAACGATAAGCATGATTTTAAAAAAAATCCCTGTACTCATTTGCCTTTTACTCATATTCATAGCAAAAGCACAAAATGAGTTCATCACCATCTGGAAAACCCAAAATGCACAACTCATTAAATTTCCCGGCCGGGGAACCAACTTCCAGGTATCCTGGGAAGAGATAGGATATCCTCAACATTCCGGAACAATGTATAATGTAACCTCGACTACTGAATTCATTATTAGCCTAGGAGCACCATTAAACCCATCTCCTGCCCAGGCCAGCTACAAAATCAAAATCAGTGACGGAAACGGAAGCTTTGATCAGGTGAGATTCTTCGACAATACATTAATTCCCACTTATAATGCTTCAGACCGCTCAAAAATTACTCAAATTGCCCAATGGGGAAATATAAAATGGAAAAGCTTTGACAATGCTTTTGTATTCTGTGACTATATGGATGTGACGGCTACTGATGCACCAGACCTCAGCATGGCAACCAGCATGCGCCAGATGTTTTATTTATGTACTTCACTAATTGGCAATTCTTCTTTCAATACATGGAATACCTCTACCATTACAGATATGTATTATATGTTTGGCGATGATTATCAGTTTAACCAGCCAATTGGCAGCTGGGATACTTCCAATGTTACAGATATGTCCTATATGTTTGATGCAACGGGATTCAACCAGCCTCTTGGCGAATGGAATACAGCAAACGTGACAACCATGGAACATATGTTTCATTATGCTGAAAACTTTAATCAGGATCTTCAAAACTGGAATACTGGAAATGTTACCAATATGAACGAGATGTTCCACGATACAGCTTTTAATCAGAATATTGGGAGATGGAATCTTAGTTCATTAACAAGTGCTACCGGCATGTTTCTCAATTCTGCAATGAGTTGTTTAAATTATGATAAAACGCTTTAC
The window above is part of the Chryseobacterium sp. MA9 genome. Proteins encoded here:
- a CDS encoding BspA family leucine-rich repeat surface protein; this encodes MILKKIPVLICLLLIFIAKAQNEFITIWKTQNAQLIKFPGRGTNFQVSWEEIGYPQHSGTMYNVTSTTEFIISLGAPLNPSPAQASYKIKISDGNGSFDQVRFFDNTLIPTYNASDRSKITQIAQWGNIKWKSFDNAFVFCDYMDVTATDAPDLSMATSMRQMFYLCTSLIGNSSFNTWNTSTITDMYYMFGDDYQFNQPIGSWDTSNVTDMSYMFDATGFNQPLGEWNTANVTTMEHMFHYAENFNQDLQNWNTGNVTNMNEMFHDTAFNQNIGRWNLSSLTSATGMFLNSAMSCLNYDKTLYGWSQSSSTPNNINLSSVSPLVYSHADAVAARNYLINNKGWTISGDVYNGLCNQTLSTSETDISTQPVIYPNPVKDHIYLKNIPNPVNYIITDMSGRTVAKDNLKHEEITVRFLSPGNYILQILTKNKIHSFPFIKK